The Pseudophryne corroboree isolate aPseCor3 chromosome 2, aPseCor3.hap2, whole genome shotgun sequence genome has a segment encoding these proteins:
- the LOC135050471 gene encoding odorant receptor 131-2-like — MVNSTDSNSNITARINTSTHLIKISCFAVMLTLFCIFLYFMAIILNAFFTVPHVRENPRYMLFIHMLVNDLAYLAVSFFLSMSVMYMVYMPVPICYTVVTFSTCAFRITPYNLAAMSLERYAAICHPLRHAELCTAQRSSIAIAIMWTVGFIPQLADLIAFCFTVEKRVFSLSIICNWPLLIVNEVQVVLRTVTIVISYIMVGLIISYTYIKVILVARRIASGKSASKAGKTVLLHAFQLMLCILSLSSTYTDKYLSPYFYYTPLVNFFLLMCIPRFISPLIYGIRDEVLGKHMRHACS; from the coding sequence ATGGTTAACTCCACCGATTCCAACAGCAACATTACTGCACGCATCAATACGTCTACACATCTTATAAAAATAAGTTGCTTTGCAGTGATGCTCACCTTGTTCTGCATCTTCTTGTACTTCATGGCCATTATACTGAATGCCTTCTTTACCGTTCCTCATGTCCGGGAGAACCCTCGCTATATGCTGTTTATCCACATGCTTGTCAATGATCTGGCATATCTAGCTGTTTCATTTTTTCTCTCTATGTCTGTTATGTACATGGTATACATGCCTGTGCCGATATGCTACACAGTTGTCACCTTCTCCACATGTGCATTTAGGATTACTCCATACAATTTGGCGGCCATGTCATTGGAACGCTACGCAGCCATTTGCCATCCATTAAGACATGCAGAATTGTGCACTGCGCAGAGATCTAGTATTGCTATCGCTATCATGTGGACAGTGGGGTTTATTCCACAACTCGCCGATCTTATTGCATTTTGTTTTACTGTGGAGAAACGCGTCTTCTCACTCAGTATCATCTGCAACTGGCCACTATTAATAGTGAATGAGGTACAGGTGGTCTTAAGAACAGTAACCATAGTAATTAGCTATATCATGGTTGGATTGATAATCAGCTACACGTACATCAAAGTTATACTGGTGGCTCGGAGGATTGCTTCTGGGAAATCTGCGTCTAAGGCTGGAAAAACTGTCCTTCTCCACGCGTTTCAGCTCATGTTATGCATTCTGTCTTTATCTTCTACATATACGGACAAATATTTGTCACCATATTTTTACTACACGCCATTAGTCAACTTCTTCCTGCTTATGTGTATTCCCAGATTTATAAGTCCACTGATTTATGGAATTAGGGATGAAGTGCTTGGTAAACATATGAGACATGCATGCTCATAA